The Deinococcus depolymerans genome contains the following window.
AATCACGGAAGAATGGCTGGCAAATTACCTGCACTGTCAGCCTGGCACATTCCCAGCGCACCTGCTGTACACAATCCTGGCCGATGAAGCCTCCAACCGAATCATGACAGCCGTCACGCGCTACCACACGCAAGACCAGCCAATCCGCGCCATTCTGGACGCCTACAACCCGATTGGCAGTACACGATTCGTCAACTTCACCACGTCAAAAACCCTGCGCTGGCAGACGGCGACGGACAAATGCCACGTCAACTGGGCGATTCTGGATAGTACCTGGGAAGGCAAATTCTGCCAAATCGTGGAAGAACACCCGCGTGTTCACGCCTATGTCAAAAATCAGAGCATGGGATTCAGCGTGCCGTACCTGAGCGGAAACAAAGTCTGCCAGTACATCCCGGACTTCATTGTCCGCATAAACGACGGCAACGGTGAGCATGACCTGCTGAACCTGATAGTCGAAATCAAAGGGCAGGAAGACGGTAATTCCGACGACAAGAAAGCCACGATGGAAACCTACTGGGTTCCCGGCGTGAATAACCTGCAGACTTTTGGACGCTGGGATTTCGTGCAACTGACCGACCTGTACAGCATGGAAGACGATTTCGGGCAGGCGACAGAAACCACCATCAAGCGCGTGCTTGAGCAAGCCATTCAGGAACGAGTGAAGGGAGAGCGCCAGTGACCCGCAAAAGTACCCCTAAGACTGTCGAGACCATCAACCATGACGACACGCGCAAGAATATTCCCACGGCAGAGATGCAGAGTGTAGCTGAGAAAGGCAATCCTACGCCTATAACCCTGAAATACAACCGCAACACCGACCTTGACCCCCAATTGATGTGGCGTGGCAAAGACCAGCAAGACCTGCAACCACTGACTGTGCAAGCGTCACCCCTGTACATTCAGGAAAAGATTCACCCCCGTGCTCTGGTCAACGATTTGATTAGGCAGACGCAGGAGCGAACGGAACAAATGCCTGCTTTCATGCCGGACCTTTTCAGCGACTTCAACGGCGTACCGGAAGGAGCGAAAGCCGAGTTTTATCAGCATGAACAGCACTGGTCGAATCGCATGATTCTGGGCGACAGTCTGCAAGTTATGGCAAGTCTTTCGGAGCGTGAAGGCCTACGCGGTAAAGTGCAGTGTATCTATTTCGACCCGCCTTATGGAATTAAATTCAATAGTAATTTCCAGTGGTCAACGTCTAGTAGGGATGTGAAAGACGGAAATGCTACTCATATCACGCGTGAACCTGAGCAAGTTAAAGCCTTTCGGGATACTTGGCGTGACGGTATAAACAGCTACTTAAGTTATGTTCGCGATAGATTGATTGTTGGCCGTGAACTCCTTAATGAAAGCGGAAGTATATTCATACAAATAGGCGATGAAAACGTCCATAGAGTTAGATGCTTGCTGGATGAAGTCTTTGGTGAAGAGAACTTTGTTTCCCTAATTGCATATCAAAAAACTACTGGGGCAACGGCAGATAATATGCCTGGAACGCTGGATTATATTTTATGGTTTGCAAAAAACAAAGAATATCTTAAGTTTAGGCCTATAATACGACTTAAAAAGCCGGGAGAAGATGGAGCGACGAAATATAAGAAAATTATATTCCCTGATGGCCTTAGGGGTCAGGCTGGCGAATACGGTTCTTCGGGTTTTGAGCGCGGCGGCATGATTGGAAAACTTTACACGGATGGTGATTTGACTAGCCAAAGTATGGGCCGGGATAAAGGGGAGGGTGCTGCATCTTGGTTCAATGTGCTATTTGAAGGAAAAAAATACACACCTTCTCTTCAATCTAGATGGAAAACTAATGAATCTGGAATGAAACGGCTTGCGGCTGCACAGCGCATCGAGAGCGCAAAAACTACAATCAGATATGTTCGTCATTTTGATGATTTTCCTGCTACACAAATAAACAACCTATGGAGGGATATTGGTGGTATTCAAAGCCGTTCTGACCCAAAAGTCTACGTTGTGCAAACTGCGACAAGTGCCATTGAGCGTTGCATTTTAATGACTACCGACCCCGGCGATATTGTTATTGACCCGACATGTGGTTCTGGTACGACAGCCTATGTTGCTGAACAATGGGGTCGGCGTTGGATGACTGTAGACACTTCTCGCGTAGCTCTGGCGTTGGCTCGTGCGCGTCTAATGGGTGCGCGATACCCTTACTATTTGCTCGCAGATAGTCAAGAAGGTCAGGTGAAGGAAGCCGAAATTACTCATTCGGTGGTCAAGGTTTCCTCAAATCGTAAAAATATTCGGCAGGGATTTGTTTATGAACGAGTTCCGCACATCACACTTAAATCAATTACTAATAACGCTGAAATTGATGTGATTTGGGAGAAATGGCAAACTGAACTTGAATCGCTTAGGGCTGAGCTGGTCGCCTTGCGAGCGAAAAACATGGAAGAGTGGGAAATCCCGCGTGAAGCGGCGGACGCCTGGGAAGAGGCTGCTGTGCGTCTGCATGGGCGAATTTTGGCGGCGAAAGAGAACCAGAAAATCACTAACAAGACCGCGCAAGACTTGTCTGCGCTAAACGCTCTGTTGAAACGCTCCTACACACTGGAAAACCTACCGCAACAGCCTGCGGACTCCTGGCCTGCAGACCATGCTGCTGTACTGGCGAAATGGTGGGAGAAGCGGATTGCCCGGCAGAAGGAAATAGACTCCTCGATAGCGGCGAAAGCGGATTCTGAATTCCTGTATGACCGCCCTTACGTGGACAGCAAGAAAGTGCGTGTGGCTGGTCCGTTTACCGTTGAAAGCCTGTCGCCTCACCGGATGCTGGCGCTGGACGCGAACGGAGACCTGAAAGACCCGGCCAGTGAGCCGGAGGTTCAGGCGATTCAGTCATTCACGGACATGATTCTGGAACAGCTTAAAACGGCTGGTGTGCAACAGGTGGACAAAGCAGCGCGGATTTCGTTCGACACGCTGAAGCCCTGGCCTGGGAAATATGTCCATGCAGAAGGGCGTTACGAGGAAGACGAGGGGCAACAGCGCCGCGCCGCTATTTGCATTGGGCCGGAATTTGGCACCATGCAGCGTAAAGACATCGTGCTGGCCGCACGGGAAGCGGCAGATGCCGACTTCGATATTCTGATTGTCTGTGCCTTCAATTTCGAAGCGCACGCCACAGAATTCAACAGCCTGGGAAATATGCCGGTTCTGAAGGCTCGCATGAATGCTGATTTGCACATGGGCGGTGACCTGAAACCGACAGGAGCAGGAAACCTGTTCGTGGTCTTCGGAGAGCCGGACATTGAGATTCAGGACGTGCCGGGCAAGCAGATTCGCGTGAAGGTGAACGGCGTGGACGTGTTCGACCCCGCGAAAGGTGAAGTGCGGAGTGACGATGTGGACGGTATCGCCTGCTGGTTCATTGACACGAACTACGATTCGGAGAGTTTCTTCGTGCGTCAGGCGTATTTCCTGGGTGCGAATGACCCCTATGGGGCGTTGAAGACGACTCTGAAAGCGGAGATTGACGAGCAGGCGTGGGAGACGCTGAACAGCGATATTAGTCAGCCGTTCGACAAACCCCAGACGGGGCATATTGCGGTGAAGGTCATCAACCACCTGGGCGACGAGGTGATGAAGGTGTTTAGCGTCTCCTGAAATCCTGTTGCTGCACCTTGGGTCAGCTAATTGGAGGCGCAGAGTGTGAGCTGGGAATCCTCGTGTGGGAAGTTCGTTGCAAGTTCCCAGAGGCATTTTCTCGATGTAATTTTCAATAGTGTCTAATTCTGCGGATTATTCTTGCGGAACTATAGATAAATATTATTAGGGAGCCTATTTGGTTCCCTAATTCTATATTGTATGTTTGATTGTAGATTTATCTATGTGTGTAATCTGATTCATAGTTGATTTCGTGTCTATGTAGTAGCGTTGTGATTATTGATTAGGAGTGTTGATAGTAGATGTATTTGTCTAGCCAAGTTGGTTTGGAAGTTCGTAAATTGATGAATCGAATAGCACCTGATAAGTTAAGTCTTGGATTTCTTGATTATATTCTATTTAATCCTTGGTTTGATAAGGATGACGAAGAGAGGATAATTTGCTCCGCAGAGATTCTTCACGCTCTGGATAAAACTTCGCACCTCATTAAAAATCACCGCAGTGAAGTGGGGGCTCGTTTGGAACACTTTCAAGCGGTCCTTGCGCCTGATGTTCTTCTGAAAATTCATCCCGGTCATTCGGTTCAGCGCAGGGCAACGACTGTCACGGCTGAATTCGGGGCAAATGTTCTCCGAATTCGAGAGCTGCATCAGGAGCACATTCGCTCCGGTCAGCCCACTGTGGATGTCCTGACTGGTCGCGCCATCACACAGCGGCAGCGGCAGGCGCTCCGTAACGAATATCGAGAACTGGGAGCGCAAGCGGTAGCAGAGGCAAGAGAAATTCGTCATCCGCTGGCCGATGAACTTGATTACCTGAACTCACAACCGCCGAACTACTTTTCTCGCCTGGAAACTAATTTCCCTGAAGTCGAACGAAGAATCCGTCAGCTCCCGCCGAAGAGCATGGAAACTAATTTCCGTATTCTCCAACGCCTCCGCATTCATCCACAACCGCTCTATAAGGCCGCGCTGGGCAGTCCGCGACTGTACACCATCGGCTTCGGCCTGCAGAACATGAGTAAATCCGTTCGTGCGGTCCTGATGCCCGATTGCGTGTCGTTGGACCTGGAAGCCGCTCAGTTCGCCGTTGTCGCCGCCGTGTGGGGTATTCCGAGCATTCAGGAAGCCTTGCAGACGGGTTCAGCCTGGGAAGTCATCATGGGAGAAATCCATAGTCATTTTCCCCACATCAAAAAGTCGCAGGTGAAAAGCGTGCTCTACCCTCTGATTTTCGGCATGCCGAAGCATTCGCTGGCGCAGAGAATTCAGCATGAAACGCGTATCACGGCTGAGGAATTCTTCAACGCGTCCGTCACCATGCAAACCCTGCTATCAGCTCGGGAGACTCGCATGGACCTCATTCGGAAAAATGGGGGAATCGTGGACGCGACAGGTCGAACCCACTCGCTGCAGGAGCGGCAGGAGCGGGAAGATACACGTCAGGATAGAGCTATTCGCTCACTGCTGGCCTATGAGGCGCAATCTTACGAAGTCGAGCTGATGCGCCCGCTGCTGAACTTCATCCGCGAAAACGCTCGCTACCTGAAACTTAATCTGTTTATTCATGACGGTGTGTACGTGCAATTCACTGCAGAGGCAGACGAGCAGCGCCGAGAACGACTGCTTGTATCAATGCAGAACGCTGTGCAATCTGCCGCACAAAAACTGGGCGTAGTGACGCGCCTGACCCAAGAATAGGTGGAAAAGATAAACTCGGCAGTGGCCCTGAAGAAGGCATTTTCGCGTGATACAGCATGGAATCTTCCGCGTTTCTAGACGACAAGAAAAGCCGCCCGACATCATCGCGGGCGGCTCACTAGGGACTATCTATTCAGGAACAGCTTACCGGAGTGCATTCATGGGGCTGGCCCGACGATGAACGTCCTGTACGTCATTGGTATTCAGGACAGCGTACCGATTCGTCATCGTGGTATTCGTGTGCCCGAGCACCCGCATTAAGGTGAACTGGTCACCACCATTCCGCAAGTAGTTCACCGCGAATCCACGCCGGAACGCGTGCGGCCCATAACGCTTGACCCCAGCGCGGCGGCACAGGCGTTCAAGGAGCTTGTACACCGAGACGTTCGAATATCCAGACTCTTCATTCACGAGAAACAGGAAGGGCAGGGGAGAGTCAGGGCGCTCGTCACGCAGATAACGATTAACAAGCTTGAGCGTGGGGCGGGAAATCGGCACCACTCGGTCTTTGCCGCCTTTGCCTTCACGGACCATCAGGCATTGGGTGGGGAGAATGTCACGCAGTTCCAGATTGTTGAGTTCGGAGACGCGCACGCCGGTATCGAACAGGACTGCCAGAAGCGCCTGATACTTGAGCGGAGTTGCACTTTTAGAGGCTGCAAGCAGGAGCCGTTTCATGTCCTGGCTAGGCACGGCATCTAGGACTTTCTGCTTGAGTTTGGGCATTTTGACGCGCTCCATAGGATTAATCGGGAAGTAACCCTCTTCCGTTGCCCAGCGCAGGAAGGATTTGACGACCCGCAACCGGGCGTGAGCTCCTGCAGCGGACAGTTGATTCATGCAGTGAGCGGCGAAGGAGCGAATGACCAAGGTGGTGAGCTGGTCCGCGTATTCGGTGTCGTTTGTGAGGGCAAATTCGAGAAATTGTCGCAATGCCGTTCTGTAGGCTCGCATGGTGTTGCTGGAATGGCCGCGACTGAGACAGTCAAATTCGTACTCCTGCTTGATAGTTTCGAGCTTCATTCGCATGGTGTCTCCTGCACCAAAGCCCTATACACGACTTCACCATAAATGTGAATTTGATGAGTCGCTGCCCACATACGCCAGAAGAAAAGTCGCCGTAACAGAATCAAAGATGCTGCACTTTTTTGACGAATACTCTTCTGTTTTTTGTCACAAAAAAGCCCACTAGGACGGCATTTTTCCGGACCGGACAGCACACGGGTCGGCACCCAGATTTGATTTTCCAGCCCTGACCCGCTAATCTGCTGTGCGCTGGAACGGTGCCCGAGTGGTTGAAGGGGCACGCCTGGAAAGCGTGTGTACGGGCAACCGTACCGAGAGTTCGAATCTCTCCCGTTCCGCCAGAAGAAAATGAGCGTCGCAGTGGGCCCCTGGCCTGCTCGGCGCTCTTTTCATTGGTTCCGTACTTCCCCTGGCCCACGCCGGGGGGTTTTTCATGCGCCGGAATTCTTGAACTGGGGGGGCTGGTTTCAGGGTCCCGGCGTGCCGTATGGTGCCGTTCGCACACACAATCCAGTTTCTGGCCGGCGCGCTGTTGCCCGGCCCGGCCCGCCGCGTCTTGCCCTGCCCGGAGGAATCCCCGAATGCTCAGACCGTCCATGTCGTCTGCCCGGCCCGCTGCCCTGCTGCCTGCCACCCTTCTGCTGAGCGCCCTGCTGGGTGCGTGTTCGTCCGCTCCGGAACCGCAGGCCGCCGCGCCGGGCATCCCGGC
Protein-coding sequences here:
- a CDS encoding site-specific DNA-methyltransferase yields the protein MTRKSTPKTVETINHDDTRKNIPTAEMQSVAEKGNPTPITLKYNRNTDLDPQLMWRGKDQQDLQPLTVQASPLYIQEKIHPRALVNDLIRQTQERTEQMPAFMPDLFSDFNGVPEGAKAEFYQHEQHWSNRMILGDSLQVMASLSEREGLRGKVQCIYFDPPYGIKFNSNFQWSTSSRDVKDGNATHITREPEQVKAFRDTWRDGINSYLSYVRDRLIVGRELLNESGSIFIQIGDENVHRVRCLLDEVFGEENFVSLIAYQKTTGATADNMPGTLDYILWFAKNKEYLKFRPIIRLKKPGEDGATKYKKIIFPDGLRGQAGEYGSSGFERGGMIGKLYTDGDLTSQSMGRDKGEGAASWFNVLFEGKKYTPSLQSRWKTNESGMKRLAAAQRIESAKTTIRYVRHFDDFPATQINNLWRDIGGIQSRSDPKVYVVQTATSAIERCILMTTDPGDIVIDPTCGSGTTAYVAEQWGRRWMTVDTSRVALALARARLMGARYPYYLLADSQEGQVKEAEITHSVVKVSSNRKNIRQGFVYERVPHITLKSITNNAEIDVIWEKWQTELESLRAELVALRAKNMEEWEIPREAADAWEEAAVRLHGRILAAKENQKITNKTAQDLSALNALLKRSYTLENLPQQPADSWPADHAAVLAKWWEKRIARQKEIDSSIAAKADSEFLYDRPYVDSKKVRVAGPFTVESLSPHRMLALDANGDLKDPASEPEVQAIQSFTDMILEQLKTAGVQQVDKAARISFDTLKPWPGKYVHAEGRYEEDEGQQRRAAICIGPEFGTMQRKDIVLAAREAADADFDILIVCAFNFEAHATEFNSLGNMPVLKARMNADLHMGGDLKPTGAGNLFVVFGEPDIEIQDVPGKQIRVKVNGVDVFDPAKGEVRSDDVDGIACWFIDTNYDSESFFVRQAYFLGANDPYGALKTTLKAEIDEQAWETLNSDISQPFDKPQTGHIAVKVINHLGDEVMKVFSVS
- a CDS encoding tyrosine-type recombinase/integrase, whose product is MKLETIKQEYEFDCLSRGHSSNTMRAYRTALRQFLEFALTNDTEYADQLTTLVIRSFAAHCMNQLSAAGAHARLRVVKSFLRWATEEGYFPINPMERVKMPKLKQKVLDAVPSQDMKRLLLAASKSATPLKYQALLAVLFDTGVRVSELNNLELRDILPTQCLMVREGKGGKDRVVPISRPTLKLVNRYLRDERPDSPLPFLFLVNEESGYSNVSVYKLLERLCRRAGVKRYGPHAFRRGFAVNYLRNGGDQFTLMRVLGHTNTTMTNRYAVLNTNDVQDVHRRASPMNALR